The stretch of DNA TGCTACTTTCCGAACAGAGCCGCAAAGGGGTACTGGTACGGGTTGAAAAGGGGGCGTACTACCGTCCCAAGAAATCAGTGCTGGGGCTGGGAAAGCTGCCTGTCTATCAGGATGAACAGTTCCGCTACCTGACTGAAAAACTGAACGGCTATATCACGGGGGCTTACATCTATAACAAAATGGGGCTGACCGAACAGGTAGCCACAACCATAACGATAGCCACTCCTAACCCGGTTCGCCGTTTCCGTTTCAAGAACTTGGATATAGAGTGCGTGAAAGCCTACTGCATGGTCTATCCGGATGAAAGCCTTGTCCCGTACTTGCGGCTGCTCGATGCGATAAAGGACATGAAGCGCATACCCGGAACAACCGGGCAGGACATCTACAACCGGGTCAAAAGCCAATATTTCAACGGGTACAGCCTGCCGGAACTGGAAAAAATCGTATCTTTGGCGAAAAGTTACCCGCCACGTGTCAGAAAGGTGGTGGCGGATATACTGGGCGACATCAGACAAACCGTATTGCAAACGGAAATGGCAAAGACCATTCTTCCCACGACACGGTTCAACTTGGATTATAAAACAGCATAGGACAGAAATATGAATTTACATTCGGACAAGGAAGCGTTCAAGGAAATCATCGCACTGGCGGCTGACCATTTCGGCTACGAGCAGTCGCACGTGGAAAAGGATTACTGGGTATCGAAGATACTGCGGGATATTTCCATGTCCGAATATGCGGATAAGACCTACTTCAAAGGCGGAACTTCACTTTCCAAAGCCTACGGGCTGATAGAACGTTTCTCGGAAGATTTGGACTTGTTCGTGTTCACGGGTGATAAAGGTGCGTCCAAGCAGGCAGAAAAGACATTGAACAAGAAACTTTCCAAATACATAGCCGAACTCAATAGTGACATATACAAGGAAGATTTGTCGGAAACGGGCGGTAATTACCGTAAACTGTATTTCTCGTATGACAATGTATTTCAAGGCGTGGGACTGAAAGAACATTTGGAAGTAGAGATAAAATCCTGTGACCTGCCGGACAAAAAACTGATGTTCTACCCGGCGGACAAGCGGGTTATCAAACCGATTGTGACCGCCTTTCTTGAAAGCATCGGGCAAGAGGAACTGATAAGCACCTACGGGCTGGAAAGTTTTGAAACGCAGTGTATCAACCCCCGAAAGACTATCTGCGACAAGGTTTCAAGGCTGGTAAAGCTGTCTTACAATGAGGATGCAGCCGCACTGTTGGCAAAGCATATCCGTGACGTTTACGACTTGTCGGCACTCTACCACAATCAGGAATATAACGATTACCTACATTCGGAAGATTTCTTGGATGCCATGTACCGGGTGACGATAGAGGACGGACTAAATAAAAACTCCCGTTCGCACTTGTCGCTGGCTGATGCACCGATATTCAAGGATGCCGAAGCGGTCATGGCGTTACCCGAAGTGGCTACGGCGTACACTACCGATTTGAAGAAACTGACTTTCGACAAAAGCAAGATGCCGCCGATAGGCAAGGCTGTGGAAGCATTGAAGAACCTGCACGAAATATTAGTGCGTTTTGAAGCCTACCGCACCAAAAAGCAAAATGAAGAACAACCGTAAAGC from Barnesiella propionica encodes:
- a CDS encoding DUF6088 family protein, whose amino-acid sequence is MASFRKEILGQIERIDTGRIFTFRDLSFETEKTANVAVLLSEQSRKGVLVRVEKGAYYRPKKSVLGLGKLPVYQDEQFRYLTEKLNGYITGAYIYNKMGLTEQVATTITIATPNPVRRFRFKNLDIECVKAYCMVYPDESLVPYLRLLDAIKDMKRIPGTTGQDIYNRVKSQYFNGYSLPELEKIVSLAKSYPPRVRKVVADILGDIRQTVLQTEMAKTILPTTRFNLDYKTA
- a CDS encoding nucleotidyl transferase AbiEii/AbiGii toxin family protein, coding for MNLHSDKEAFKEIIALAADHFGYEQSHVEKDYWVSKILRDISMSEYADKTYFKGGTSLSKAYGLIERFSEDLDLFVFTGDKGASKQAEKTLNKKLSKYIAELNSDIYKEDLSETGGNYRKLYFSYDNVFQGVGLKEHLEVEIKSCDLPDKKLMFYPADKRVIKPIVTAFLESIGQEELISTYGLESFETQCINPRKTICDKVSRLVKLSYNEDAAALLAKHIRDVYDLSALYHNQEYNDYLHSEDFLDAMYRVTIEDGLNKNSRSHLSLADAPIFKDAEAVMALPEVATAYTTDLKKLTFDKSKMPPIGKAVEALKNLHEILVRFEAYRTKKQNEEQP